Proteins encoded in a region of the Pseudomonas sp. PDNC002 genome:
- a CDS encoding SDR family oxidoreductase gives MDKVMLITGASRGIGAATALLAAERGFAVAINYRREREAAQSLAAQITAAGGKARAFAADVADEEDVLRLFREVDNAFGRLDVLVNNAGILERQMRLEDMDVGRLQRVFAVNVTGTFLCCRAAIKRMARKHGGNGGSIVNVSSMASRLGSPNEYIDYAAAKGAVDSLTIGLAKEVASEGIRVNAVRPGLINTEIHASGGEPGRVERLQSAIPMGRGGEAEEVARAILFLASDESSYSTGSFVDVSGGR, from the coding sequence ATGGACAAGGTCATGCTGATCACCGGTGCGAGTCGCGGCATCGGCGCCGCCACCGCACTGCTCGCCGCCGAGCGCGGTTTCGCCGTGGCGATCAACTACCGCCGCGAGCGCGAGGCCGCCCAATCGCTTGCCGCACAAATTACAGCGGCCGGCGGCAAGGCACGCGCCTTCGCCGCCGATGTGGCGGACGAGGAAGATGTGCTTCGACTTTTCCGTGAAGTAGACAATGCCTTCGGCCGACTCGACGTGCTGGTGAACAACGCCGGCATCCTCGAGCGCCAGATGCGCCTGGAAGACATGGACGTGGGGCGCCTGCAGCGGGTGTTCGCGGTGAACGTCACCGGCACCTTCCTCTGCTGCCGCGCGGCGATCAAACGCATGGCGCGCAAGCACGGTGGCAACGGTGGGAGCATCGTCAACGTCTCGTCCATGGCCTCGCGCCTGGGTTCGCCCAACGAGTACATCGACTACGCAGCAGCCAAGGGCGCCGTGGATAGCCTGACCATCGGCCTGGCCAAGGAAGTGGCGAGCGAAGGTATCCGCGTCAACGCCGTGCGCCCCGGTCTGATCAACACCGAGATCCACGCCAGCGGCGGCGAGCCAGGCCGCGTGGAACGCCTGCAATCGGCGATTCCGATGGGCCGGGGCGGCGAGGCGGAGGAAGTGGCGCGGGCGATCCTGTTCCTCGCCTCGGACGAGTCCAGTTATTCCACCGGCAGTTTCGTCGACGTCAGCGGCGGCCGCTAG
- a CDS encoding bifunctional 4-hydroxy-2-oxoglutarate aldolase/2-dehydro-3-deoxy-phosphogluconate aldolase: MSLSMDWVLQQARPVMPVLVIDDVALAGDLARALYDGGVRVLEVTLRTPQALDAVAAIRRELPEMILGAGTLIHTEQFQEARDAGAQFAVSPGCTPRLVAAAEDAKMPFLPGVMTPSEVLVALEYGYRSLKLFPADGNAAIKMLKSLKAPFAGIRFCPTGGITQENLLNVLRLPNVACVGGTWIAPPSLVRARAWDQITQLASEARTLAASLEHAS, from the coding sequence ATGAGTCTGTCGATGGATTGGGTGTTGCAGCAGGCGCGCCCGGTCATGCCTGTGCTGGTGATCGATGATGTGGCGCTGGCGGGCGACCTTGCCCGCGCGCTCTACGATGGCGGCGTGAGGGTGCTGGAAGTCACGCTGCGCACGCCCCAGGCCCTGGATGCCGTCGCGGCGATCCGTCGCGAGCTGCCGGAGATGATCCTCGGCGCCGGCACCTTGATTCACACCGAGCAATTCCAGGAAGCCCGCGATGCCGGCGCGCAGTTCGCCGTCAGTCCCGGTTGCACACCGCGCCTGGTGGCTGCCGCGGAAGATGCGAAGATGCCCTTCCTGCCGGGCGTGATGACGCCTTCCGAAGTGCTGGTCGCGCTGGAGTATGGCTACCGCTCGCTGAAGCTCTTCCCTGCCGACGGCAACGCCGCGATCAAGATGCTCAAGAGCCTGAAGGCGCCGTTCGCCGGCATCCGCTTCTGCCCAACCGGCGGCATTACCCAGGAAAACCTGCTCAACGTCCTGCGCTTGCCCAATGTCGCCTGCGTTGGCGGCACCTGGATCGCACCGCCCAGCCTGGTACGCGCCCGCGCCTGGGATCAGATCACTCAACTGGCCAGCGAAGCACGCACGCTGGCCGCAAGCCTGGAGCATGCTTCATGA
- a CDS encoding TetR/AcrR family transcriptional regulator, whose amino-acid sequence MSDKKAQTRERILSAATSALLQRGPVGPSVGEVMSAAGLTVGGFYAHFESKDALMLEAFRQLLAKRREGLKRFDPQLSFAERRALTAQFYLSRKHRDSEDEGCPIPSSLNEVANLPEAFRQTLEEHVELMVAALAGRPEEIDTVLSDMALMIGGLALARALGDGDLSDRVLRAAKKAVI is encoded by the coding sequence ATGAGCGACAAGAAAGCCCAGACCCGTGAACGCATCCTGTCTGCCGCCACCAGCGCATTGCTCCAGCGCGGGCCGGTGGGGCCCAGCGTGGGCGAGGTGATGTCGGCCGCAGGGCTGACTGTCGGTGGTTTCTACGCGCACTTCGAGAGCAAGGACGCGCTGATGCTGGAGGCGTTCCGCCAGTTGCTCGCCAAGCGCCGGGAAGGACTCAAGCGCTTCGATCCGCAATTGAGCTTCGCCGAGCGCCGTGCGCTCACCGCGCAGTTCTACCTGTCGCGCAAGCACCGCGACAGCGAGGACGAAGGCTGCCCGATCCCCAGCTCGCTGAACGAGGTGGCTAACCTGCCGGAGGCCTTCCGGCAGACCCTGGAAGAACATGTGGAGTTGATGGTCGCGGCATTGGCCGGGCGCCCGGAGGAGATCGACACGGTGCTCAGCGACATGGCCCTGATGATTGGTGGATTGGCGCTGGCCCGGGCTCTGGGTGATGGCGACCTGTCCGATCGTGTCTTGCGTGCCGCGAAGAAAGCGGTGATCTGA
- a CDS encoding thioesterase family protein, with translation MSWQLPDPFVIDIEVKPDDIDGLGHANNAVYVSWLERCAWRHSQKLGLDLAEYRRLDRAMAVVRHEVDYLAAAYEGDQLQLATWIVESDQRLKMTRHFQLVRPADALTLLRAQTTFVCIELSTGKPKRMPVEFIEGYGRALLPPGTVAAGA, from the coding sequence ATGAGTTGGCAGTTGCCCGACCCGTTCGTCATCGACATCGAGGTCAAGCCCGACGACATCGATGGCCTCGGCCACGCCAATAACGCGGTCTACGTCAGCTGGCTGGAGCGTTGCGCCTGGCGGCATTCGCAGAAACTCGGGCTGGACCTGGCCGAGTACCGCCGGCTGGACCGCGCCATGGCCGTGGTTCGTCACGAAGTGGACTACCTCGCCGCCGCCTACGAGGGCGACCAGTTGCAGCTGGCGACCTGGATCGTCGAGTCCGATCAGCGCCTGAAAATGACCCGTCACTTCCAGTTGGTGCGCCCCGCCGACGCCCTGACGCTGCTGCGCGCACAGACCACTTTCGTCTGCATCGAGCTTTCCACGGGCAAGCCCAAGCGCATGCCGGTGGAGTTCATCGAAGGCTATGGTCGTGCGCTGCTGCCCCCGGGCACCGTGGCCGCCGGCGCGTGA
- a CDS encoding RidA family protein yields MSDIQRYPSTLPFPFSRAVKAGGFLFLSGQIPMTADGQVVKGDIQTQTEAVMTRIAESLEACGADYSQVVKATVWLSDMSHFAGFNEVYKRYFDQGLPVRSCVASALALGVDVEVEVQAYIGQA; encoded by the coding sequence ATGAGCGATATCCAGCGTTACCCCAGCACCCTGCCCTTCCCCTTCTCCCGTGCGGTGAAGGCCGGCGGCTTCCTGTTCCTCTCCGGACAGATCCCGATGACCGCCGACGGCCAAGTCGTGAAAGGCGACATCCAGACCCAGACCGAGGCGGTGATGACCCGCATCGCCGAGAGCCTGGAAGCCTGTGGCGCCGACTACTCCCAGGTGGTGAAGGCCACTGTATGGCTGTCCGACATGTCCCACTTCGCCGGCTTCAACGAAGTGTACAAGCGCTATTTCGACCAGGGCCTGCCGGTGCGTTCCTGCGTGGCTTCGGCCCTGGCGCTGGGCGTGGACGTCGAGGTAGAAGTCCAGGCCTACATCGGCCAGGCGTGA
- a CDS encoding FAD-binding oxidoreductase — translation MSHFDFVIIGAGIAGASLAYRLSETHKVLVLEREEQPGYHSTGRSAAMFMEAYGTPQIQALTRASRTFYENPPAGFSEHPILTPRGCLYVGGPEHIALLKEAEATPGVERISTEQALELLPSLRADAIIGALYEPDARDLDVHALHQGYLRALRQRGGELRCNRELLSARYANGRWTLELSHGEVIQAAQLVNAAGAWADHLAKRCGIRPIGLQPCRRTAFTFPAPDGVDISQWPTVIGIDESFYFKPDAGQLLGSPANADPVEAQDVQPEELDIAIGVHHIEEHTTLAIRRPNHSWAGLRSFVSDGDLVIGADAQNPAFFWLAAQGGYGIQSADGVSRLAQSLLLGQPLPESLRQEGVDPQRLDPARLR, via the coding sequence GTGAGCCATTTCGATTTCGTCATCATCGGCGCCGGCATTGCCGGCGCCTCCCTCGCCTACCGCCTGAGCGAGACGCACAAGGTGCTGGTACTGGAACGCGAAGAGCAGCCCGGCTACCACTCCACCGGGCGTTCGGCCGCCATGTTCATGGAGGCCTACGGCACCCCGCAGATCCAGGCACTGACCCGCGCCAGCCGCACCTTCTACGAAAACCCGCCGGCCGGATTCAGCGAGCACCCGATCCTTACTCCGCGCGGTTGCCTGTATGTTGGCGGCCCGGAACACATCGCGTTGCTGAAAGAGGCCGAAGCCACGCCGGGTGTGGAGCGCATCAGCACCGAACAGGCGCTGGAGCTCCTCCCTAGCCTGCGCGCCGACGCCATCATCGGCGCGCTCTACGAACCCGACGCCCGCGACCTCGACGTACATGCCCTGCACCAGGGCTACCTGCGTGCGCTGCGCCAGCGCGGCGGCGAGCTGCGCTGCAACCGCGAGCTACTCTCGGCTCGATACGCCAATGGCCGCTGGACGCTGGAACTCAGCCATGGCGAAGTCATACAGGCCGCGCAACTGGTCAACGCCGCCGGTGCCTGGGCCGATCACCTGGCCAAGCGCTGCGGCATCCGCCCGATCGGCCTGCAACCCTGCCGCCGTACCGCCTTTACCTTCCCCGCGCCCGATGGCGTGGACATCAGCCAGTGGCCGACGGTGATCGGCATCGACGAAAGCTTCTACTTCAAGCCGGACGCCGGCCAACTGCTCGGCTCGCCCGCCAACGCCGACCCGGTGGAAGCCCAGGACGTGCAACCCGAAGAATTGGACATCGCCATCGGCGTGCACCACATCGAAGAGCACACCACCCTGGCGATCCGCCGGCCGAACCACAGCTGGGCCGGTCTGCGCTCATTCGTCAGTGACGGCGACCTGGTCATCGGCGCCGACGCGCAGAACCCGGCGTTCTTCTGGCTGGCCGCCCAGGGTGGATACGGCATCCAGTCCGCCGACGGCGTGTCACGCCTGGCCCAGTCGCTACTGCTCGGCCAGCCGCTCCCCGAATCCCTGCGCCAGGAAGGCGTCGATCCCCAGCGCCTGGACCCGGCGCGCCTGCGTTGA
- a CDS encoding XRE family transcriptional regulator, with product MSETAQALPKPQQLDRDEVGARLRAVRKQQKLTLKQLSDLSGVAVSTLSKMELAQVAVSYDKLAAAARALQVDIAQLFRPLPPVGVLAGLKTFVKTRVDDAAGYDTGGYEYYPIAGDFPQRNMTPLYARIFAREVGEFDDYVRHPGQEFAMVVAGRVRIQFETGESVSIGPRETAYFDSSVGHLYLNDGDADEAQVMVVMSELRPAQ from the coding sequence ATGAGCGAAACCGCCCAAGCACTACCCAAGCCCCAGCAGCTGGATCGAGACGAAGTCGGAGCGCGCCTGCGGGCGGTTCGCAAGCAGCAGAAGCTGACCCTGAAACAGCTCTCCGACCTGTCTGGCGTGGCGGTTTCCACGTTGTCGAAGATGGAGCTGGCGCAGGTCGCAGTGAGCTACGACAAGCTGGCCGCCGCCGCCCGTGCTCTGCAGGTGGATATCGCCCAGTTGTTCCGCCCGCTGCCGCCCGTCGGCGTCCTGGCGGGTCTTAAGACTTTCGTGAAGACTCGCGTCGACGATGCTGCCGGCTACGACACTGGGGGTTACGAGTACTACCCGATTGCCGGTGATTTCCCGCAACGCAATATGACGCCGCTGTACGCGCGCATCTTTGCCCGCGAGGTCGGCGAGTTCGACGACTACGTTCGCCACCCCGGTCAGGAGTTCGCCATGGTGGTGGCCGGTCGCGTGCGCATCCAGTTCGAGACGGGGGAGTCAGTGAGCATCGGGCCGCGCGAGACGGCGTATTTCGACAGTAGCGTCGGCCACCTCTACCTCAATGATGGTGATGCCGACGAGGCGCAGGTGATGGTGGTGATGTCGGAGCTGCGGCCCGCGCAGTAG
- a CDS encoding alpha/beta fold hydrolase, whose translation MGSLSWIRGINATLGRVAPKWAAERMRQLFVTPNEYAPRDWELPLLASSERVTLRFGLSALRWGEGPAVLLMHGWEGRPTQFATLIEKLVGAGYGVIALDGPGHGRSPGQEADIVLFARALLEAAGELPPLRAVIGHSMGGASALLATQMGLRTETLVTVGAPSNVLGVLRGFSRMVGLPPVARSRFIRMIERRAGIAAKQLDVAHYQLDFPGLVVHAEDDRYVRVSESAAIHEAWPRSRLLRLPAGGHHRVLADAAVTDAILQLLEEVEGPFPLALAS comes from the coding sequence ATGGGCAGTCTGAGCTGGATTCGTGGAATCAATGCCACCCTGGGGCGCGTTGCGCCGAAGTGGGCGGCGGAGCGCATGCGTCAGCTGTTCGTGACGCCGAATGAGTACGCGCCGCGCGATTGGGAACTGCCGTTGCTGGCCAGTTCCGAGCGTGTCACCTTGCGTTTCGGCCTTTCCGCGCTGCGCTGGGGGGAAGGTCCGGCGGTGCTGCTGATGCACGGCTGGGAAGGGCGGCCGACTCAGTTCGCCACCTTGATCGAGAAACTGGTGGGCGCCGGTTACGGCGTGATTGCCCTCGACGGACCCGGGCACGGTCGGTCGCCCGGCCAGGAGGCAGACATCGTGCTGTTCGCTCGCGCGCTGCTGGAGGCCGCTGGCGAGCTGCCGCCGCTGCGCGCAGTGATTGGCCATTCCATGGGCGGGGCCAGTGCGCTGTTGGCCACACAGATGGGCTTGCGCACCGAGACGTTGGTGACTGTCGGCGCCCCGAGCAACGTGCTCGGCGTCCTGCGAGGCTTCTCCAGGATGGTCGGGTTGCCGCCGGTGGCGCGCTCGCGGTTCATCCGCATGATCGAAAGGCGTGCGGGCATAGCGGCCAAGCAGTTGGACGTCGCGCACTACCAACTGGACTTTCCCGGCCTGGTGGTCCACGCCGAGGACGACAGGTACGTGCGGGTGAGCGAGTCCGCCGCCATTCACGAGGCCTGGCCGCGTAGTCGCCTTCTGCGCCTGCCTGCGGGCGGACATCATCGCGTGCTGGCGGACGCAGCGGTTACCGACGCAATCCTGCAACTGCTGGAAGAGGTCGAGGGGCCGTTCCCCCTGGCGCTGGCCTCCTGA
- a CDS encoding tRNA-dihydrouridine synthase translates to MQIALAPMEGLVDDILRDVLTRVGGIDWCVTEFIRINDRLLPPSSFLALAPELAHGSRTRAGVPMRVQLLGSDPQLLAENAVQACELGAPVIDLNFGCPAKTVNRSRGGAVLLKEPELMFSIIEAVRRAVPAHIPVTSKMRLGYDSPDGAIDCARALADAGSAHVVVHARTKADGYKPPAHWEWVAKVAEAVKVPVFANGEVWTLEDYHRCRSISGVADIMLGRGLVSRPDLARQIAAWRDGREVVPMPWSEVRVLLDDFWRQARRKLAPRYAPGRLKQWLGMLTRSYPEAVELFAQVRREHDCEVLDRMLQVEINEAA, encoded by the coding sequence GTGCAGATCGCCCTGGCCCCGATGGAGGGGCTGGTAGATGACATCCTCCGCGATGTGCTGACCCGCGTCGGCGGCATCGACTGGTGCGTCACCGAATTCATCCGCATCAATGACCGGCTGCTGCCGCCATCGTCTTTCCTGGCGCTCGCCCCGGAACTGGCCCATGGCAGTCGCACCCGCGCCGGCGTGCCGATGCGCGTCCAACTGCTGGGCTCCGATCCGCAACTGCTGGCCGAGAACGCCGTGCAGGCCTGCGAGCTGGGCGCGCCGGTGATCGACCTCAACTTCGGTTGCCCGGCCAAGACGGTGAACCGGTCCCGTGGCGGCGCCGTGCTGCTGAAAGAGCCCGAGCTGATGTTCAGCATCATTGAAGCTGTGCGCCGCGCCGTTCCTGCGCACATCCCGGTGACCTCGAAGATGCGCCTGGGCTACGACAGCCCGGATGGTGCCATCGATTGCGCCCGCGCCCTGGCCGACGCCGGCTCTGCCCACGTGGTGGTGCACGCGCGGACCAAGGCGGACGGCTATAAGCCGCCGGCACATTGGGAGTGGGTGGCGAAAGTCGCCGAGGCAGTGAAGGTGCCGGTATTCGCCAATGGCGAAGTCTGGACTCTGGAGGATTACCATCGCTGCCGTTCCATCAGCGGCGTGGCGGACATCATGCTCGGTCGCGGGCTGGTTTCACGCCCCGATCTCGCCCGGCAGATCGCCGCTTGGCGCGACGGTCGCGAAGTGGTGCCGATGCCCTGGTCGGAAGTGCGCGTGCTGCTCGATGACTTCTGGCGCCAGGCCCGGCGCAAGCTGGCGCCGCGTTATGCGCCGGGCCGCCTGAAACAGTGGCTGGGTATGCTCACCCGCAGTTATCCCGAGGCCGTGGAGCTGTTCGCCCAGGTGCGCCGTGAGCATGACTGCGAAGTGCTGGATCGGATGCTGCAGGTCGAGATCAACGAAGCTGCTTGA
- a CDS encoding Hsp20 family protein, with translation MSNVLSLAPLFRQSIGFDRFNDLFESALRSESGSSYPPYNVEKHGDDQYRIVIAAAGLQEEDLELQVERGVLTVNGGKREKASESVTYLHQGIAQRAFKLSFRLADHIEVQGASLKNGLLSVELVRIVPEEAKPKRIAINGQRPAIEG, from the coding sequence ATGAGCAACGTCCTTTCCCTCGCCCCGCTGTTCCGCCAGTCCATCGGTTTCGATCGTTTCAACGATCTGTTCGAATCCGCCCTGCGCAGTGAAAGCGGCAGCTCCTATCCGCCCTACAACGTCGAGAAGCATGGTGACGACCAGTACCGCATCGTCATCGCCGCCGCCGGCCTGCAGGAGGAAGACCTGGAGCTGCAAGTGGAGCGCGGCGTGCTGACCGTCAATGGCGGCAAGCGCGAGAAGGCTTCCGAGAGCGTCACCTACCTGCACCAGGGCATCGCCCAGCGCGCCTTCAAGCTGTCGTTCCGCCTCGCCGATCACATCGAGGTCCAGGGTGCATCGCTGAAGAACGGCCTGTTGAGCGTCGAGCTGGTGCGTATCGTTCCGGAAGAAGCCAAGCCCAAGCGGATCGCCATCAACGGCCAGCGTCCGGCCATCGAAGGCTGA
- a CDS encoding GGDEF domain-containing phosphodiesterase, producing MSRDPHSPPSAPDGQDQFAKAFHTAPDAMVITDRDSGKFLELNASFVDRFGWSREEALGRTSVQLGLWRSLDERQRMLDKITTERQIDGFEVTLLTRTGEIRSARVYGCQIELDDHPCLVLTVRDITHVRAQEQALRDSQERLDLALDSAQLGIWDWHIPSGLLYGSARAAVLHELPDRDFHGPFGEFFACVDKTDRQRMRQAYARLARGPENDYQFTYRAQLDSGEVRYLESRARLYRNAEGKPLRMAGTLLDITERVLRERSLQASEEKFASLFQGSPDPICVSRVRDGEFIEVNPSFCSTFGWTAEDIIGRSSHQVTFWADHHQRSRLFEQLMRDHSLQNVEVQFLTQGGQTITCMVASRLIWVDRQLCILSTFRDVTRRLQAEAALKASQEKFAKAFHSSPDAITITERETGRYIEVNEGFHRLTGYRTDEVLGQTALSINIWADPDERLNMIAALNRDGFVHHLEMRGRHRDGTIKTVDVSVEPIELGGVNCLLLTARDTSELREAEARIQHLAYHDALTDLPNRALLMDRLKQQISLLQRHSLRGALLFLDLDHFKHINDSLGHSVGDSILQMVTARLEASVRQEDTVARLGGDEFVVLITGIEGSRLDTAQQVRQLAEKLRDLLAEPMLLDGHRLQITPSIGIALIPDDGATPDDLLKRADIAMYRAKDAGRNTVQLFHESMQQAASERLRLENGLRMALSRREFTLHYQPQVDARGSLIVGAEALLRWYHPTRGAQSPASFIRVLEDSGLIVEVGQWVIEEACHTGARLLAEGRIDAENFSLSVNISPRQFRQSDFVERLLAVLHKAKLPPSLLKLEITEGIVIQQLDDTIARMERLREAGVRFAMDDFGTGYSSLTYLKRLPVDSLKIDQSFVRDAPNDSNDAEIVRAIVAMGHSLGLELVAEGVETPEQLALLAEQGCHLYQGYLFSRPVPLDDFIALLPCRDTQQAT from the coding sequence ATGAGCCGCGATCCGCACTCGCCCCCATCCGCCCCCGACGGCCAGGATCAGTTCGCCAAAGCCTTCCACACCGCTCCCGATGCGATGGTCATCACCGACCGGGACAGCGGAAAATTCCTCGAACTCAATGCCAGTTTCGTCGACCGCTTCGGCTGGAGCCGCGAAGAGGCCCTCGGCCGCACCTCCGTGCAACTCGGACTCTGGCGCAGCCTCGACGAACGCCAGCGGATGCTCGACAAGATCACCACCGAGCGGCAGATCGACGGCTTCGAAGTCACCCTGCTGACCCGCACCGGCGAAATCCGCAGCGCTCGCGTCTACGGCTGCCAGATCGAACTGGACGACCACCCGTGCCTCGTCCTGACGGTCCGCGACATCACCCATGTGCGCGCTCAGGAACAGGCCCTGCGCGACAGCCAGGAGCGCCTCGACCTGGCTCTGGATTCCGCGCAACTGGGCATCTGGGACTGGCACATTCCCAGCGGCCTGCTCTACGGCTCGGCGCGCGCCGCCGTTCTGCACGAATTGCCGGACCGGGATTTCCACGGACCCTTCGGCGAGTTCTTCGCCTGCGTCGACAAAACCGACCGCCAGCGCATGCGCCAGGCCTACGCCAGGCTGGCCCGCGGGCCGGAGAACGACTACCAGTTCACCTACCGCGCCCAGCTCGACTCCGGCGAAGTACGCTACCTGGAGAGCCGCGCCCGGCTTTACCGCAATGCCGAGGGCAAGCCGCTACGCATGGCCGGCACCCTGCTCGACATCACCGAGCGTGTACTGCGCGAGCGCAGCCTGCAGGCCTCGGAAGAGAAATTCGCCAGCCTGTTCCAGGGCAGTCCCGACCCGATCTGCGTCTCAAGGGTGCGCGACGGCGAATTCATCGAGGTCAACCCAAGCTTCTGCAGCACCTTCGGCTGGACCGCCGAGGACATCATCGGCCGCTCCTCGCACCAGGTGACCTTCTGGGCCGATCATCACCAGCGCTCGCGCCTGTTCGAACAACTGATGCGCGACCATTCGCTACAGAACGTGGAGGTGCAGTTCCTCACGCAGGGCGGCCAGACGATCACCTGCATGGTGGCCAGCCGACTGATCTGGGTCGACCGCCAGCTGTGCATCCTGTCCACCTTCCGTGACGTCACTCGGCGCCTGCAGGCCGAGGCGGCGCTGAAGGCCAGCCAGGAGAAATTCGCCAAGGCGTTCCACTCGAGTCCCGATGCGATCACCATCACCGAGCGCGAAACAGGCCGCTACATCGAGGTCAACGAAGGCTTCCACCGCCTCACCGGCTACCGCACCGACGAAGTGCTCGGCCAGACCGCCCTGAGCATCAATATCTGGGCCGATCCGGACGAACGACTGAACATGATCGCCGCGCTGAACCGCGACGGCTTCGTCCATCACCTGGAAATGCGCGGTCGCCACCGCGACGGGACGATCAAGACGGTGGATGTCTCCGTCGAGCCCATCGAATTGGGCGGCGTAAACTGCCTGTTGCTCACCGCGCGCGACACCAGCGAGCTGCGTGAAGCCGAGGCGCGCATCCAGCACCTGGCTTACCACGATGCGCTGACCGACCTGCCCAACCGCGCGCTGCTGATGGACCGTCTCAAGCAGCAGATTTCCCTGCTGCAACGCCACAGCCTGCGCGGCGCGCTGCTGTTCCTCGACCTCGACCACTTCAAGCACATCAACGATTCCCTCGGCCACTCCGTCGGCGATTCGATCCTGCAGATGGTCACCGCGCGCCTGGAGGCCAGCGTGCGCCAGGAAGACACCGTGGCGCGCCTGGGCGGCGACGAGTTCGTGGTGCTGATCACCGGCATCGAAGGCAGTCGCCTGGACACCGCCCAGCAGGTGCGCCAACTGGCGGAAAAACTGCGCGACCTGCTGGCCGAGCCGATGCTGCTGGATGGCCACCGCCTGCAGATCACACCGAGCATCGGCATCGCGCTGATCCCCGACGACGGGGCTACCCCGGACGACCTGCTCAAGCGCGCCGACATCGCCATGTACCGCGCCAAGGATGCAGGGCGCAATACCGTGCAACTGTTCCACGAATCCATGCAGCAAGCCGCCAGTGAGCGCCTGCGCCTGGAGAACGGCCTGCGCATGGCGCTCAGCCGGCGTGAATTCACCCTGCACTATCAACCGCAGGTGGATGCCCGCGGCTCGCTCATCGTCGGCGCCGAAGCGCTGCTGCGCTGGTACCACCCAACGCGCGGCGCGCAGTCACCGGCCAGTTTCATCCGTGTGCTGGAAGACAGCGGGCTGATCGTCGAGGTCGGCCAGTGGGTCATCGAGGAGGCCTGCCACACCGGCGCGCGACTGCTGGCCGAGGGCCGCATCGACGCCGAGAACTTCAGCCTGAGCGTGAACATCAGCCCGCGGCAGTTCCGCCAGAGCGATTTCGTCGAGCGCCTGCTTGCCGTGCTGCACAAGGCCAAGCTGCCACCCAGCCTGCTCAAGCTGGAGATCACCGAAGGCATCGTGATCCAGCAACTGGACGACACTATCGCGCGCATGGAGCGCCTGCGCGAAGCCGGTGTGCGCTTCGCCATGGATGACTTCGGTACCGGCTATTCATCGCTGACCTACCTCAAGCGCCTGCCGGTGGACAGCCTGAAGATCGACCAGAGCTTCGTGCGCGATGCACCCAACGACAGCAACGACGCGGAAATCGTCCGCGCCATCGTCGCCATGGGGCACAGCCTCGGGCTGGAACTGGTGGCCGAAGGCGTGGAAACCCCGGAACAGCTGGCGCTGCTGGCCGAACAGGGCTGCCACCTGTACCAGGGCTACCTGTTCAGCCGGCCGGTACCACTGGACGACTTCATCGCCCTGCTGCCCTGCCGCGACACGCAGCAGGCAACCTGA